In Vibrio celticus, one genomic interval encodes:
- a CDS encoding ion transporter: MSRKPLKHHLYVIIFGTHTPAGRAFDISLIVAILASLLVLILESIPNVMTEWSQQLRYIEYTFTALFTVEYLLRLYCSPKPKSYATSFYGVVDLLAILPTYLAIIFPGASFMGVVRLLRVMRIFRILKLVRYLQDSNILLRSLLMARRKILIFFSTVGILVVIFGALIFVIEGPDNGFTSIPHSIYWAIVTITTVGYGDMVPQTALGKAIASLTMLLGYSILAVPTGIITAELSNEMNSHKELVKCPNCNRAGHDSDAMYCKHCASELADPDKRVVSDKK; encoded by the coding sequence ATGTCACGCAAGCCACTCAAGCATCATTTATACGTCATTATCTTTGGTACTCACACGCCAGCTGGCCGTGCATTTGATATATCACTGATCGTTGCAATCTTGGCTTCGCTGTTGGTACTTATTCTAGAGTCCATCCCAAATGTCATGACCGAATGGTCACAACAGCTGCGTTATATCGAATACACTTTTACAGCCCTCTTCACTGTTGAGTATTTATTGAGGCTCTATTGCTCTCCAAAACCAAAATCCTACGCCACCAGCTTTTACGGTGTCGTTGATCTATTAGCGATTCTTCCAACCTACCTTGCGATCATCTTCCCAGGTGCTTCGTTTATGGGCGTAGTGAGACTGCTGCGTGTGATGCGTATCTTCCGAATCCTAAAGCTGGTTCGCTACCTGCAAGATTCCAATATTCTGTTGCGCTCACTATTAATGGCACGACGAAAGATACTTATCTTCTTTAGCACCGTCGGCATCTTAGTGGTTATCTTTGGCGCACTGATCTTTGTTATTGAAGGCCCTGACAATGGCTTCACCAGTATCCCTCACAGTATCTATTGGGCGATCGTGACTATCACTACGGTTGGTTATGGTGACATGGTGCCGCAGACCGCGCTTGGTAAAGCCATAGCATCACTGACCATGCTATTGGGTTACTCTATCTTAGCGGTGCCGACCGGAATCATTACTGCAGAACTTAGTAATGAGATGAACTCGCACAAAGAATTGGTTAAGTGCCCTAACTGCAACCGAGCGGGCCATGATTCGGACGCCATGTATTGCAAGCACTGTGCTAGCGAATTGGCTGATCCAGACAAGCGAGTCGTCTCCGACAAGAAATAA
- the asd gene encoding aspartate-semialdehyde dehydrogenase codes for MRVGLVGWRGMVGSVLMQRMVEEKDFDLIEPVYYSTSQIGIPAPVLGGKDAGLLQDAFDIDSLKQLDAVITCQGGDYTSKVYPALRQAGWKGYWIDAASTLRMDADSIITLDPVNLAQIQQGIHSGTNTFVGGNCTVSLMLMALGGLYEKGMVEWMSAMTYQAASGAGAKNMRELISQMGVINDSVSSELANPSSSILDIDKKVADTIRSSSFPTDQFGAPLAGSLIPWIDVKRENGQSKEEWKAGVEANKILGLDGQPIPIDGTCVRIGAMRCHAQALTIKLKQDVPMDEIEEIIATHNDWVKVIPNDRDITAQELTPAKVTGTMSVPVGRLRKMSMGNDFLNAFTVGDQLLWGAAEPLRRTLRIILAEKA; via the coding sequence ATGAGAGTAGGTCTAGTTGGTTGGCGCGGTATGGTTGGTTCTGTACTGATGCAACGTATGGTTGAAGAGAAAGACTTCGACTTGATTGAGCCTGTTTATTACAGCACATCTCAGATTGGTATTCCTGCCCCTGTTCTAGGTGGTAAAGATGCGGGTCTACTTCAAGACGCTTTTGATATTGATAGCCTAAAACAGCTTGATGCTGTGATTACCTGTCAAGGCGGCGATTACACATCAAAAGTATACCCAGCACTGCGTCAAGCAGGTTGGAAAGGTTACTGGATTGATGCAGCTTCTACTCTGCGTATGGACGCTGATTCAATCATCACTCTTGATCCTGTTAACTTGGCTCAAATTCAGCAAGGCATTCACAGCGGCACCAACACGTTCGTTGGCGGTAACTGTACTGTGAGCTTAATGCTTATGGCTCTAGGTGGCCTATACGAGAAAGGCATGGTTGAGTGGATGAGTGCCATGACTTACCAAGCCGCTTCTGGTGCAGGTGCTAAGAACATGCGTGAGCTGATCTCACAAATGGGTGTGATCAACGACAGCGTAAGTTCTGAGTTAGCAAACCCTTCAAGTTCAATTCTTGATATCGATAAGAAAGTTGCTGATACGATTCGTTCATCTTCATTCCCAACCGACCAATTTGGTGCTCCGCTTGCAGGCTCACTGATTCCTTGGATCGATGTGAAGCGTGAAAACGGTCAGAGCAAAGAAGAGTGGAAAGCCGGTGTTGAAGCAAACAAGATTCTTGGTCTAGATGGTCAGCCAATCCCAATTGATGGTACTTGTGTACGAATCGGTGCAATGCGTTGTCACGCTCAAGCACTAACGATTAAGCTTAAGCAAGACGTGCCAATGGATGAGATCGAAGAGATCATCGCAACGCACAATGATTGGGTTAAAGTGATTCCTAATGACCGCGACATCACGGCACAGGAGCTAACACCAGCGAAAGTAACAGGCACAATGTCTGTACCAGTCGGTCGTCTGCGTAAGATGTCGATGGGTAACGATTTCCTAAACGCCTTCACTGTTGGTGACCAACTGCTTTGGGGGGCTGCAGAACCACTACGTCGTACTCTACGCATTATCCTTGCTGAGAAAGCGTAA
- the nhaC gene encoding Na+/H+ antiporter NhaC has protein sequence MKQSKTRLPNLLQVFIALGLFLSLAFSFTAKLDLPIQLALYIGWFIIMVLGIRLGHQYKDLEKAALKGISNGLGAVLILLAVGALVGTWISGGIVPTIIYYGLKAIHPSIFLLATMIICSLTALATGTSWGAAGTAGIAMMGIGQGLGVPAPVTAGAVLSGCYFGDKMSPLSDSVILASSMSGVEVVEHIKGMLPVALISYVITGIMFTAFGFHYAGNVDMSQVDSVIKAMEVQFYITPYSFVPVLIVLGLLAFRMPSFPVISFGSLLGIIWAVMIQDIDFLTAFNTAWAPFSISSGVEFIDSILNRGGMSSMLGSVAVIVFGLGFGGLLDKVGVLETIAKVFERRVNSSGSLATSTIGTAFMGNVFGSAMYVSLILTPKICAKNYDRLGYKRKNLSRNAEFGGTLTSGMVPWSDNGIYMASILGVATLSYAPFMWLSFICIIVTIVTSYMGWFVDKCEPTAPAFEAEEATELSKQQA, from the coding sequence ATGAAGCAGAGTAAAACTCGCCTACCGAACCTATTGCAGGTATTCATCGCGTTAGGACTATTTCTATCCCTTGCTTTTTCCTTTACTGCAAAGCTTGACCTTCCAATTCAACTTGCCTTGTATATTGGCTGGTTCATTATCATGGTTCTTGGTATTCGTCTTGGACACCAATACAAAGACTTAGAAAAAGCAGCACTCAAAGGAATATCCAATGGCTTAGGCGCGGTTTTAATACTTTTAGCCGTTGGCGCTCTTGTTGGTACTTGGATCTCAGGCGGGATCGTACCTACTATCATTTACTATGGTCTGAAAGCTATCCACCCTTCTATCTTCCTTTTAGCGACCATGATCATCTGTTCTCTAACTGCATTGGCGACCGGTACTTCTTGGGGTGCTGCGGGTACAGCAGGTATCGCGATGATGGGTATCGGCCAAGGTCTAGGTGTTCCAGCACCGGTTACTGCAGGTGCCGTGCTGTCAGGCTGTTACTTCGGTGACAAGATGTCTCCGCTTTCTGATTCAGTGATTCTGGCTTCTTCAATGTCTGGTGTTGAAGTGGTTGAACACATCAAGGGCATGTTGCCAGTTGCGTTAATCAGCTACGTGATTACAGGCATCATGTTCACTGCGTTTGGTTTCCACTACGCGGGCAACGTTGACATGAGCCAAGTTGACTCTGTCATCAAAGCGATGGAAGTTCAGTTCTACATCACGCCTTACTCATTCGTTCCGGTACTTATCGTGCTTGGTCTGTTGGCTTTCCGTATGCCTTCATTCCCGGTCATCAGCTTTGGTTCTCTGCTGGGTATTATCTGGGCAGTCATGATCCAAGATATCGACTTCCTAACGGCATTCAACACTGCTTGGGCACCGTTCTCAATCTCATCTGGCGTAGAGTTTATTGATTCAATTCTTAACCGTGGCGGCATGTCTTCAATGCTAGGTTCAGTTGCGGTTATCGTATTTGGTCTAGGTTTCGGTGGCTTACTGGATAAAGTGGGTGTACTAGAGACAATCGCTAAGGTGTTTGAGCGCCGCGTAAATAGCTCAGGTTCACTAGCGACGAGCACAATTGGTACGGCTTTCATGGGTAACGTGTTCGGCTCTGCAATGTACGTATCGCTCATCCTTACACCAAAAATCTGTGCGAAAAACTACGACCGCTTAGGCTACAAACGTAAGAACCTTTCTCGTAACGCTGAGTTTGGTGGCACGCTAACGTCAGGCATGGTTCCTTGGAGTGATAACGGTATCTACATGGCGAGTATTCTTGGTGTTGCAACGCTGTCTTACGCACCCTTCATGTGGTTAAGCTTCATCTGTATCATCGTGACTATCGTGACATCTTACATGGGTTGGTTCGTTGATAAGTGTGAACCAACAGCACCAGCGTTTGAAGCTGAAGAAGCGACAGAGTTAAGCAAGCAACAAGCTTAA
- a CDS encoding chemotaxis protein, whose amino-acid sequence MLRVSSRSWMVLVLSIVLSGCSLLEVKLDNQTTPLTQQELNARIMTREYAKMFFTRVEDSADLIAQSYHADDTLHQSYVLLWKIHAEQGLQQAAYQTSPMSALIDSWVFTAQMNQFYSQGDGADLFATDDAVETARFLDQEAEKLAKGVLSSSDFKSSKAFVAQFAANHPFKDLTFRSTPAYREWLSYLGKDESQIVQSLGTMPEAMSDASDRLSLMADQTPKLMSWKAELVALNSSLTGEDLSMTLESLRQTSASMQDFIENNPEYMQTLASIMSTEMQPVLNDLSDKTDQKLAMLSDERVALEKMVTREREALVEMIAKERIEIAGIVTSERELFTQDLDRVSQEVVVLAIDKLMELIKGVIIYFILFILVVFFAPLGIGYWLGKRTANK is encoded by the coding sequence ATGTTACGAGTTTCGAGTCGAAGTTGGATGGTGTTGGTGCTTAGCATTGTGCTAAGTGGTTGTTCTCTCTTAGAAGTTAAGTTAGATAATCAAACGACGCCTCTCACTCAACAAGAGTTAAATGCTCGGATCATGACGCGTGAATACGCCAAGATGTTCTTTACTCGAGTAGAAGACTCGGCCGATCTCATCGCGCAATCTTACCATGCTGATGACACCTTACATCAATCTTATGTGTTGCTTTGGAAGATCCATGCAGAGCAGGGCTTACAACAAGCGGCTTACCAAACTTCTCCAATGTCTGCGTTAATTGACTCATGGGTTTTCACTGCCCAAATGAATCAGTTTTATAGCCAAGGCGACGGCGCGGATCTGTTCGCCACGGATGATGCGGTAGAGACTGCTCGTTTTCTTGATCAAGAAGCTGAGAAACTGGCAAAGGGTGTATTGAGCTCCAGTGATTTCAAAAGCAGCAAAGCGTTCGTTGCTCAGTTTGCTGCTAACCACCCATTTAAAGACCTCACATTCAGAAGCACACCTGCTTACCGTGAATGGCTAAGTTACCTTGGTAAAGACGAATCGCAAATCGTCCAGAGCTTAGGCACCATGCCCGAAGCCATGAGTGACGCATCTGATCGTTTAAGCCTTATGGCTGACCAGACACCGAAACTGATGTCGTGGAAGGCGGAGCTGGTTGCATTGAATAGCTCGCTAACGGGTGAAGACCTATCGATGACGCTGGAAAGCCTTCGTCAAACATCAGCAAGCATGCAAGATTTCATTGAGAATAATCCGGAATACATGCAAACACTGGCTTCTATTATGTCGACAGAAATGCAGCCAGTGCTCAACGACCTGAGCGACAAGACAGACCAAAAATTAGCGATGTTGAGCGATGAACGTGTGGCGTTAGAAAAAATGGTGACGCGAGAGAGAGAAGCGCTGGTAGAGATGATTGCCAAAGAGCGCATTGAGATTGCCGGCATTGTGACTTCAGAAAGAGAACTGTTCACGCAAGACCTTGATCGGGTCTCTCAAGAGGTGGTCGTGCTTGCGATTGATAAACTGATGGAGTTAATCAAAGGTGTGATTATTTACTTCATTCTGTTTATCTTAGTGGTGTTCTTTGCACCGTTAGGCATCGGTTACTGGTTGGGTAAACGAACCGCCAATAAATAG
- a CDS encoding Hpt domain-containing protein, giving the protein MEQSVAKPKRFKKPATFLVVLLALWLLPSLALLNLSRSYTNSLAQIEELGIRVNELRQSLYFSEPLRVSRINDLALDAQLVYSIRLQIESDFQHALFRPDVKQLLYVADQFLEKFDEFIPIESQVQDIVDNIKILRADKELSPKLKPLLNEFGVVVFEAMYSDNQSSSATYRAFDSILDKSYSLETEEQDALQQLLADASALLSDYAQLNYLVDKIKKNSVNEQIIKLEAEFHDRQFNLLLVMLGLSLVAMSGIVFWGARSTKTMKEADQELSSELEINSSKEDASSSDVVSSAVKQADSDAYVSENKSTSQYSASQPMHSVNVTSQPIVQQDSIQQASEQVPVAEKHVASVTDSKPAIDIEDMLETLDGDAESVELLLGVFVQDHAGDYEKFKSLLTKDETSAARIVHSLKGVAGSIKASRLAIIAASIEMTMKQSRAISEHDLAELEQAIKATVDSAHEYLDSQR; this is encoded by the coding sequence ATGGAACAATCAGTAGCAAAGCCCAAACGCTTTAAAAAACCAGCCACCTTTTTGGTTGTGCTCTTGGCTCTGTGGTTACTTCCTTCATTGGCTCTTCTTAATCTAAGCCGTTCCTACACCAATTCTCTTGCTCAAATCGAAGAGCTCGGTATTCGAGTCAACGAGTTGAGGCAATCGCTTTATTTCTCAGAACCACTTCGAGTCTCTCGTATCAATGATCTCGCACTCGATGCTCAATTGGTTTATTCGATCCGACTGCAGATTGAATCTGATTTCCAACACGCCTTGTTTCGTCCTGATGTGAAACAACTGTTGTACGTAGCTGATCAGTTCCTTGAAAAGTTCGATGAGTTCATTCCAATCGAAAGCCAAGTTCAAGACATCGTTGATAACATTAAGATTTTGCGTGCTGATAAAGAGCTTTCCCCTAAGCTCAAACCACTCCTCAACGAATTCGGTGTTGTGGTATTTGAAGCCATGTATTCTGACAATCAAAGTTCGTCAGCGACTTATCGCGCCTTTGATTCCATTTTGGACAAATCTTATTCGCTAGAAACCGAAGAGCAAGATGCACTCCAGCAGTTACTGGCTGATGCGTCAGCATTGTTGAGTGATTATGCTCAACTTAACTATTTGGTTGATAAAATTAAGAAAAACTCTGTGAATGAGCAGATCATAAAACTCGAAGCTGAGTTCCATGACCGTCAATTCAACCTATTGTTGGTGATGCTGGGCTTAAGCTTGGTAGCGATGAGCGGGATAGTGTTTTGGGGCGCTAGGTCCACAAAAACGATGAAAGAAGCAGACCAAGAACTCAGCTCTGAACTCGAAATTAATTCAAGTAAGGAGGACGCTTCTTCTAGCGATGTTGTTTCCTCAGCAGTGAAACAAGCAGATAGCGACGCTTATGTATCCGAAAACAAGTCAACGAGCCAGTATTCCGCCTCTCAACCTATGCATAGCGTTAACGTTACAAGCCAACCAATTGTGCAGCAAGACTCTATTCAGCAAGCCTCTGAGCAGGTACCAGTAGCAGAGAAACACGTTGCCAGTGTCACAGATTCTAAGCCTGCGATTGATATCGAAGACATGTTAGAAACGCTCGACGGTGATGCTGAATCTGTCGAACTCTTGCTTGGTGTGTTTGTACAAGATCACGCAGGAGACTACGAGAAGTTTAAGTCTTTGTTGACCAAAGATGAAACCTCCGCCGCTCGCATTGTGCATAGCTTAAAAGGTGTGGCTGGCAGTATTAAAGCGTCTCGGTTAGCCATCATTGCCGCAAGTATTGAAATGACAATGAAGCAGTCTAGAGCGATCAGTGAACATGATTTAGCTGAACTAGAGCAGGCTATAAAAGCCACTGTGGATTCTGCTCATGAATATTTAGATAGTCAGCGTTAA
- the yejK gene encoding nucleoid-associated protein YejK: protein MSLHLSNVILHQLSKNDQDELIVNYRAESLENDASSESLVAELHRVFNSKAGKGFGSFKSDSEFQQWLHQLRAGETNFYDFSQKSAQRLKDELSKYPFADEGILVMAEYQSLATDYLFIGLLPSNQSLKVTEGLDISATDYLDISKMDIAARLDLSTYETDKESNRYLTYIKGRVGRKVADFFLDFLQAEVGLDAKQQNQVLMQAVEDFVSDSKLEKEEAISYKKQVADYCNEQLKAGDEVQVRELSGELPASTDGTSFFDYTSEQGYELEDSFPADRATMRKLTKFVGAGGGLNVSFDSLLLGERIFYDPETDTLTIKGTPPNLRDQLTRNKS, encoded by the coding sequence ATGAGCCTTCACCTTTCCAACGTAATTTTACACCAGCTGAGCAAGAACGATCAGGATGAGCTGATTGTTAACTACCGTGCTGAATCTCTAGAAAACGATGCTTCATCTGAAAGCCTAGTTGCTGAACTTCACCGTGTTTTTAATTCAAAAGCAGGCAAAGGGTTTGGTTCTTTCAAATCTGACAGCGAATTCCAGCAGTGGTTGCATCAACTTCGTGCTGGTGAGACAAACTTTTACGATTTTTCTCAAAAGAGTGCGCAACGTCTAAAAGACGAACTATCAAAGTATCCATTCGCTGACGAAGGTATCTTGGTAATGGCTGAATATCAGTCACTTGCAACAGATTACCTTTTCATTGGTTTATTGCCTTCAAACCAAAGCCTAAAGGTTACTGAAGGGCTTGATATTAGTGCGACTGACTACCTTGATATCTCAAAAATGGATATCGCGGCTCGCCTAGACCTTTCAACTTATGAGACTGACAAAGAGTCAAACCGTTACTTAACTTACATTAAAGGACGTGTTGGCCGTAAAGTCGCGGATTTCTTCTTAGATTTCTTACAAGCTGAAGTTGGTTTGGATGCGAAACAGCAAAACCAAGTACTGATGCAAGCGGTAGAAGACTTTGTTTCTGACTCTAAATTGGAGAAAGAAGAAGCGATCAGCTACAAAAAACAGGTTGCGGATTACTGTAACGAGCAGCTTAAAGCGGGCGATGAAGTGCAAGTTCGTGAACTTTCTGGTGAGTTGCCAGCAAGCACAGATGGCACAAGCTTCTTTGACTACACTAGTGAGCAAGGCTACGAGTTAGAAGACAGCTTCCCAGCCGACCGCGCAACTATGCGTAAACTAACAAAATTTGTTGGTGCTGGTGGCGGTTTGAATGTTAGTTTTGATAGTCTGCTTCTAGGCGAACGTATCTTTTACGATCCGGAGACAGACACGCTAACGATTAAAGGCACTCCACCGAACTTACGTGACCAACTGACTCGCAATAAGTCATAG
- a CDS encoding YejL family protein, whose translation MPIISKYTDDQVEKILAEVSAVLTKHKASPELSLMIAGNIATNVLNQNVAASQRKGIAEKFAEALISSLEDKKSH comes from the coding sequence ATGCCGATTATATCTAAATACACAGATGATCAAGTTGAAAAAATCCTAGCTGAAGTAAGTGCTGTACTAACTAAGCACAAAGCTTCGCCAGAACTTTCACTGATGATCGCTGGAAATATCGCAACCAATGTCTTAAATCAGAATGTTGCTGCTTCACAACGCAAAGGAATTGCTGAAAAATTTGCCGAGGCTTTAATTTCTTCTCTTGAAGATAAAAAGTCTCACTAA
- a CDS encoding DUF3413 domain-containing protein: protein MVDSANSYSDRVSRLVGWGHWFAFFNIIAAMLIGTRYITQSAWPETLLGQFYLAASWVGHFGFLVFALYLLVLFPLTFVLPSRKLLRLVAVIFATIGLTVLLIDTQTYQNINLHLTPVVWEVLFSGEESAFTSDLQHLFIVMPFIFLLQLGLSEWVWRKQRKLSHKHIGRPITAVFFLCFISSHLTYMWADAYFYNPITSQKANFPLSYPMTAKSFMEKHGLLDREEYLERLEANKENVNLVSYPLEKIQYNRRSDDLNILMVSVNNLRSDALNATAMPNSYAYAQQSINFTNHYSSSNDMFGIFGLFYGLPSSYASSIEAQGSSAVLLDVLENHDYKFAAFSGDNFSDALYSDIIFRGRDVMPEQATYDDQSAIKAWSDWIQSPQAKRPWFNFIELTTLDNFASYDSSSESDSTLTTAERFATDYQKSATAADAQLATIYAELERLELADNTVVIITSNHGTEFNETKTNSWGANSNYSRYQLQVPLFISWPGKSASEYTHRSSHLDVSVTLMQELLGVSSNPTDFSSGRSLFNERNRKWILAGDSRELALVTDQQTTVLDKFGNFKLYDQNYKRLKNVSPRLPVLMQGLTELQRFYTKND from the coding sequence ATGGTAGACAGCGCAAACTCATATAGCGATCGTGTATCTCGACTGGTTGGTTGGGGTCACTGGTTTGCATTTTTCAACATCATTGCTGCGATGTTGATTGGTACTCGTTATATTACTCAATCTGCTTGGCCAGAAACCTTGCTAGGCCAATTCTATTTGGCTGCATCGTGGGTTGGTCATTTTGGCTTTTTAGTGTTCGCGCTCTATCTATTAGTGCTGTTCCCGCTCACTTTTGTTCTTCCGTCGAGGAAGTTATTACGTTTGGTTGCCGTTATCTTCGCGACCATAGGTTTAACTGTCCTGTTGATTGATACCCAAACGTATCAAAATATAAACCTCCACCTGACGCCTGTCGTGTGGGAGGTTTTATTCAGTGGAGAGGAATCTGCATTCACGTCTGATTTGCAGCACCTCTTCATTGTTATGCCATTTATCTTCTTACTACAGCTTGGTCTGTCTGAGTGGGTTTGGCGTAAGCAGCGTAAACTGTCTCATAAACACATTGGCCGTCCGATTACTGCCGTCTTCTTCCTGTGTTTCATCAGCAGCCACTTGACCTACATGTGGGCTGATGCGTACTTCTATAACCCAATTACTAGCCAGAAAGCGAACTTCCCACTGTCTTACCCAATGACAGCGAAAAGCTTTATGGAAAAACATGGCCTATTAGACCGTGAAGAGTACCTTGAGCGTTTAGAAGCGAACAAAGAGAACGTAAACCTAGTTAGCTACCCGCTAGAAAAAATTCAATACAACCGCCGCAGTGATGATCTTAATATCCTGATGGTGAGTGTGAACAACCTTCGCTCTGACGCACTTAATGCGACGGCGATGCCAAACAGCTATGCCTACGCGCAACAGTCGATCAACTTCACCAACCACTACAGTTCAAGCAACGATATGTTTGGTATTTTTGGCTTGTTCTACGGCCTACCGAGCAGCTACGCAAGCAGCATTGAAGCTCAAGGGTCAAGCGCAGTATTGCTCGATGTTTTAGAGAATCACGATTACAAGTTCGCTGCTTTCAGTGGCGACAACTTTAGTGATGCACTGTACTCGGATATCATCTTCCGAGGCCGTGATGTGATGCCAGAGCAAGCAACTTATGATGACCAGAGTGCCATAAAAGCTTGGTCTGACTGGATTCAATCACCGCAAGCTAAGCGTCCTTGGTTTAACTTTATTGAACTAACTACACTGGATAACTTCGCCAGCTACGATTCAAGTTCAGAGTCGGACTCTACGCTAACGACAGCAGAGCGTTTTGCAACAGACTATCAAAAGTCGGCGACAGCGGCCGATGCTCAGCTAGCAACTATCTACGCTGAACTGGAACGCTTAGAGCTTGCCGATAACACGGTGGTTATCATTACCTCTAACCACGGTACTGAGTTTAACGAAACCAAAACCAACAGCTGGGGTGCAAACTCCAACTACAGTCGTTATCAGTTACAAGTACCACTGTTTATCAGCTGGCCTGGCAAGTCTGCTTCTGAATACACCCACCGTTCTAGTCATCTAGACGTGTCAGTAACACTGATGCAAGAGCTATTGGGTGTATCTTCGAACCCAACGGATTTCAGTAGTGGTCGCAGCCTGTTTAATGAACGTAATAGAAAGTGGATTCTCGCGGGCGACTCTCGTGAACTTGCTCTTGTTACTGACCAGCAAACAACGGTGTTAGATAAATTTGGTAACTTCAAATTGTACGACCAGAATTACAAGCGCCTGAAAAACGTAAGCCCTCGCTTACCTGTGTTGATGCAAGGCCTGACTGAGCTACAGCGTTTCTACACAAAAAATGACTAA